CGTCACGTCGGGCTACGTCGGCGACGCCGTGCGTCCCGTGTATGCGATCAAGCCGGGCGCATCGGGCGACATCTCGCTGAAGAAGGGCGAGGCCGGCAACGCGTCGATCGCCTGGTCGTTGCCGCAGGGCGGACCGTACAATCCATCGCCCATCATCTACGGCGACTATTACTACACGCTGTTCGACCGGGGATTCTTCACTTGCCATGACGCGAAGACCGGCAAGGAGATCTACACGAAGGTCCGGCTGGATCCCACGGCCAGCGGCTTCACGGCGTCGCCGTGGGCCTACAACGGCAAGCTGTTCGCGATGAGCGAAGACGGCACGACGTATGTGATCCAGGCCGGACCGGAGTTCAAGGTGATCGGCCAGAACACACTCGACGAGTTCACGATGGCGTCACCGGCCATCGATCGGGACAGCCTGATCATCCGGACGGCGACGTCGCTCTATCGAATCGGCAACCCGTAGAACAGCCGCAGACTAGGTTCTCAATCTGTTAGTTCCGTAGTTGACGATGACCATCTGGTTGCGAGCGTCCCATGAGAAGGCTCGAGCGCCATCCCCACTCATGTTGCCGTTAAGGTCGCAGGCAAACGTCCTTCCCGCGCCCGCCACATCCACCTCGTATTGCTGCGTGGTCGTATTGCCCGTCGGATCTTTCGCGACAATCGTAAGCGTGTTCGTCCCGGTCGTCGCCGGCACCGTGCCGCGAAAGGTGTTGTTCGCATCGACGACGGCCGGCATGCCAGCCATCCCGATGTTATCGCGAGTCTACTCCGAGTTGTTTCCGCAGTGCTGCGTCATCGGTAATGTAGAACACAGGCTCCATCCGGCGGTGTTCTGCTATACCCCCTCAACTGAACTGCTCGGAAAGATGCGGCGGCTGCGACTAGACACGCCATTCGGATCTTAGGCATCCGGTTCCTTCGCGATCCCTGCGGACCCAGGCTCACGCCTGGCGGATGGCGGCTTCTGCCCGCGCGAGGAGGTCGGAGAGGCCAACCCGTTCAGCGCGATCTCGGAGGTAGCTCCGGTCCAGCGCATCACCCTGCACCAGCATGATGCCCAGCACGTCGCGCCACTGGCGGTCAGAGACCTCGTGCCCTTTGCGAAACCAGCGCAGCTTCTGCAGCAGGATGTCCTCGGGCGTGTAGGCGTAGAGATAGTGGTCGGGGTTGGCCGTCACCTGAATCCGCTGCCGCCGATTCATCTGCTCGTCGTCTAGCGGTGACCCGCCCATAACGAAGAGGTCGACCTTGATGGCGCTCGCGCGATGAAACACGTTGACGCTCGAACGCTCGCGAGCGGCTCGCGCGACCGCGTGCTCGTCGACGTCAAACTCGAGACTCAGCCCGGCGACGAGCGCCGCGACATCCGACTCCGCCAGCGCCAACGCGATATCGACATCCAGCGTCGACCGCGGCTCCCCATTCATCGAGCTTGCCAGGGATCCACCGACGAGGTAGCGAAGCCCGCACGTCTCGAGGATCCGGGCGATGCTGATCGCGACGGCAACGGGGTCGCTCAGCACGGGCCGCGGAGGTCAGACACCTGTGCGGCGTCGGGATAGACCCGCCGCGCCGCATCCACTCCGAGCAGGATGGCGGCTAATCGCAAGAAGCACTCGCGCTCTGATGCCTGCGGGTGTCGACGACGTATGCCGGCCAGGGAGAGGTTCACGACCGCGCCAGTGGTATCACTGACGAGTTTCAGCTTCTGGATCGGCGAGAGGCGCCGCCACGCGTCGACCTGGCGCTGCTCGATGTCGGCCGTGGTGTCGGCGGAGAGAATCGCCGCACGGGATGCGGGCGTTGGCTCGGGCACCGGCCCATTATACGGCGCCAGCACGAGGAACCGCTGGCCATCGGCGTCAGAACATCCGCCAGTGCGAGTCAACAGACTTGGTCTGCTTGAAGTCCCGGTAGCGCCGCGTCACCGCGTACAGCGGCCACAGGCTCGCGGCCCAGATCACGTAAACCGTCGGGTAGCCAGTGCCGTCTCGAAACCCGGCGGCGCCGACCAGTGCATAGAGCCATAGGTGGGCCAGGTAGAACGCCATCGGCGCCTGGCCGAACACCTGCAGCCACTGCCCGAGGCGTCCCGCCCGCTCCCGCACGCGATCAAATAGCGCCAGGACAAGAACGTTCACGCCCAGCGTGAGCAGCGTGAAGACCAGCGCGGGCGGGTACTTGATGAGGTTCAGGAACTCGATCCACGAGGTGTCGCGCGGAATCCGAATGTTGCCGAAGCCACCCAGGGCGCGCAGCGTGATCGCCGCGACCAGCGCGGCAAGACCGATCCACGGCAGGCTGGCAAACGCCTTCGCGCGGTCGTGTGCGATCCACCGTCCGAACACCACGCCAAGCGCCGTGATGCCGAACCAGGGAACGACCGGGTACTGCACCCAGATGTGATGGGTCAAGCCTGGAATCAGCAGCAGCCGGGTGAGGAAGCCGTGCGGGATCAACAACCCCTCCGGACCCGGCGTCAACACAGCGCTCGCGGTCAGCGCGGTCACGGCGAGGGCCGCCCACACGATCGTGCGCGCGCGGATGAACGCCGACGCCAGCACCATCGACAGGCCGAGACCGACCAGCACCGTGAAGACGAACATCGGTGGACCGTCACCTGGGATCACGGCATCGGCGCCGATCGGTGACTGGGCGCGGGATGAGATGAGCCCAATCAGCCACGCGGGGATCTCCAGAAAGAAGCTGACGAGGACGAGCAATAGGCCGCGGGTGGCCACGAAGCGCGAGATCCGTCCGGCGCTCCAGCCCTGCCTGCTGCGGGCCTCGACCAGCAGGCTGATGCCGACGCCCATCAGGAAGAAGAAGCCGGGCGCGCAGAAGTGCGTCACGAAGCGCGTGAGAAAGGCGACCGGACTGGCGTAGCGTGTCCACAGGCCGGCCCACATCTCGCCCGAATGGAAGCGGCCGATCATGAAGCTGGCGTGATCGATCGCCATCACGATCATGATCAGGCCGCGGAGACGATCGATTGACTCCAGTCGCGGCGCGGGCTCAGCCACAGGTCACTGAGCGCGGACTATACTACGGCCGGGAATGCGTCCCTCCCCGGGCAGACCGACGATATGACACAACGACTCCTGAGTGCCGCGGCGCTGGCTTCCCTGACGATCGCGGTCGTGACCGCGCAACCTGGACCCGAGCTGTCGGCCGCGGTTCGCGCCTACGTCAAGGTCGACGCACCGGTCATTGCACTCACCCACGTCCGAGTCATCGACGGCACCGGCGCCGCCCCGCGCGAGGATCAGACGCTGATCATCCGCGACGGCAACATCGCCGCCATTGGTGATGCCGCTCGCGTGCCGGTCCCGGACGGCGCGACGACAATCGACCTCACCGGCAAGAGCGTGATGCCAGGGCTGGTGATGGTCCACGAGCACCTCTATTACCCGAACGGTCCCGGCGTGTACGGCCAGTTGGGCGAGAGCTTCTCGCGTCTTTACCTGTCGGGCGGCGTCACCACCATGCGCACGGGTGGCAACGTCAACGGCTTCATGGACCTGAACATGGCCAGGCTGGTGGAGACCGGCCAGAAGCCCGGGCCCGCCATCGACGCGACCGCGCCGTACCTGAACGGGCCGAACACCTTCATCCAGATGCGGACGCTGAAGGGTCCGGAAGACGCGCGTAAGCAGGTTCAATACTGGACCGGCGAAGGCGCCACCTCGCTCAAGACCTACATGCAGATCACGCGCGGCGAGCTGGCCGCCGCCATCAACGAGGCCCATCGTCGCGGCATCAAGGTCACCGGCCACTTGTGCTCGGTGACCTACGGGGAGGCGGCCAACCTCGGCATCGACAACCTCGAGCACGGCTTCTTCGCGGCCACCGACTTCGTGACCGACAAGAAGCCGGACCTCTGCCCCGGCCAGGCCGCCGGCCAGAAGGCCATTGCCGCACTCGACGAGAACGGCGCGCCGTTCAAGGCTCTGGTCAAGACCTTGATCGACAAGAAGGTGGCGCTGACCTCAACGCTGACGGTGTTCGAGACCTTCACGCCCGGACGCCCGAAGCCGCCCGGCCTGGAAGTGCTCACGCCGCAACTGCGCGACCAGTTCGAGCAGGCCTATGCGCGCACGGCGCAGAGCCAGGACTCCATCTACAGCACGCTGTTCGCCAAGGGCATGGCCCTCGAACGCGCGTTCGCCAGGGCCGGTGGAATGCTGCTTGCCGGAACCGACCCGACCGGCGGCGGCGGGGTGATTCCCGGCTTCTCCAACCAGCGGCAGGTGGAGTTACTGGTCGATGCCGGCTTCACGCCGCTCGAGGCCATCTCGATCTCGACGCTGAACGGCGCAAAGTACCTCGGCCGCGATGCGCGCGTCGGCTCGCTGGCCCCGGGCAAGCAGGCCGACCTCGTGGTGATCGGCGGCAACCCGGCCGCGACGATTGCGGATATCCGCAAGGTCGAGACCGTCTTCAAGCAAGGCATTGGCTACGATCCCGCGAAGCTGATCGCGTCGGTCACCGGCCGCGCGGGGCTCTGGTAGCGAACTGAACAGGAGATCAGGAGATCAGAAGGAGCATTAGGTTTCTCCTGATCTTCTAAACTCCTGTTGATAGTCTATTGACGATGTCGTTTCAGGCTCCGACCGGCCCGCCTTCTCCTGTGATCACCAAGGGCGTCGCGTACCTGCGATCCGAATTGCCGAAGTCGCGGAACGCCGATGCGGTCCGCGCGATGCTCGAGGCGAGCGCGCGCGGCTACGACGTCGGCGCCTCGCTGGACGACACCCTGCTGTTCCTGAAACAGCCGTCGCAGTGGGACACGGCGCCCGGCGCAGGCGACAAGGCGCTCGCGCACGTGCAGTTCGCGAGCGCGCTCGCGGCGGCCGAACTCCGCGGCAAGGCGGCGAGCACCGATCTGATGGAAGCGGCGAAGGTGCTGATCGCCGATCAGAATGCCGACGGCTCGTGGACGCTCGACCAGCCAGGCACCGTCGCCTCGGCAGCGGCCTACGGCACGATTCTCGCCACCTGGCTGGCCCGCTCGGCGCTGATCTCCTCGGGCAAGCAGCCCGACGATTTCCCGATCGTGCAAGCGGATCGCTGGATCCGCGGCCTGGCGGCGGAGAGTGTGCTCGAGGCGTCGGCCATCCTGCTGGCGCTGGAACTCTCCGGCGACGTGATGGCCGAGAACCTCCGCCGAACTGCCCTCGGCATCGTGCGGACGGGCCAGGCGGCGGGCGGCGGCTGGGGGGCCACCGCGGATGCGGCGCCGCAGGTGTTCGATACCGCGCTCGCCGTGCTGGCGCTCAGCGCGCTCAACGTCGAGCCGCGGATCGCGCGCTCGACCTACCGCCCCGAAGAGTTGCTGGAAGCCATTGCCAAGGGCAAGGCCTATATCGAATCGCAACAGCGGCCCGATGGCAGCTGGACCGAGACGACGAGGCCCGCCGGGCCGGAGAATTCCGCCCAGCGCATCTCAACCACCGGCTGGGCGCTGCTCGCCGTGCTGGCGCGATAATCAGCCACAATGGGATCATGCGACGACGTGACGCGCTCCACCTGCTCGGCATGGCCCCATTCGCCAATCTGGCGCGGTCTCTCGAGCGGCAAGCCGCGCCGGCCAAGCCCCCCGACGTCGAAATCGTCCTGACGGCCGCCCCGGCCGAGGTCAGCCTGTTGCCTGGTGCGCCGACTCGCGTGCTGCAGTTCCGCGCGAAGCTGGTGCGAGGTCCCGCAGACACCGTGACGGCCGTGCCGGATTCGTACCTGGGGCCGGTGCTTCGCCTCAAGAAGGGCCAGCGCGTCCGCATCCACTTCGAGAACCGGACCGGCGAGTCGTCCATCGTGCACTGGCACGGGCTCGACGTGCCCGAGCGCGCCGACGGCCATCCGCGGCTGGCCGTCGAGCACGGCCGCGACTACACCCACGACTTCGAAGTCACCAATCGCGCGGGCACCTATTGGTATCACCCGCATCCGCACATGCGGACCGCGGCGCAGGTCTACCAGGGCCTCGCCGGTCTGGTGCTGGTTTCCGATCCTGAAGAGGATGCGCTGCAGTTGCCCTCGGGCGCCGGCGAGTTGCTGTGCGTGCTGCAGGACCGGCGCTTCGACGCCAAGAACCAGTTTGTCTACCTGGACGCCGGGCAGATGGGCGGCATGGGCCGGGGCCGCGGCATGATGGGCATGGGCGGCGGCATGGGCCAGATGATGGCAACCATGAACGGCTGGCTGGGCGACAGGATGCTGGTCAGCGGCCGCGTGCAGCCCGCCATCGACGTCGATCGCCGCACCTATCGCGTGCGGCTGCTGAACGGCTCGAATTCCCGCTTCTACAAGCTCGCCTGGAGCGATGAGTCGCCGATCACCGCGATCGGCAACGACGGCGGCCTGTTCGAACGGCCGCGGACGATGCGCACCCTGACCCTGGCGCCTGGCCAGCGCGCCGACGTGCTGCTCGACCTGTCGTCGCACGCCGCCGGCGCCACCGTGCAGCTGCGCAGCGTCGGCTTCCCCGCCGGGCACGCCGGCAGCGTCGGGATGATGGGCGACACGTCGCCCGTGCCGCAAGGCGCGCCGCTCACCCTGATGACGCTGCGGGTGTCGAACCGGCAGGGCCCGCGGGTCGCCGCACCGGCCCGCCTGTCTTCGCTCGACTGGCGCGCGCAGCCCGCCGCGCCCGTGCGGCGCGTGCCGCTGACCTTCATGCAGATGACGTGGCTGCTCGACGGACGCACCTTCGACATGGCCGAGGTCAGCGCCGCCGAAACGGTGAAGGCCGGGTCCACGCAGATCTGGGAGATCGAGAACCAGACCAACCCGATGGGCATGGCGATGGCGCATCCCATCCACGTGCACGGCACGCAGTTCCGCGTGCTGTCGCGCACCGGCGGTTCGGCCAACGCCCTGCGGGACGGCATCCACGATGACGGCTGGACCGACACGGTGCTGGTGTTGCCCGGCGAAACCGTGCGCGCGCAGTTAACCTTCTCGCGCCATCCGGGTCTATACCTGTATCACTGTCACATCCTCGAACACGAAGACATGGGCATGATGCGCAACCTTCGGATTACCTGATCTATGCTTCGGCCATGGGCCGACACTTCCCTGCTCTATTGTTCGCCGTCGCTATCGCCTGGGTCGGCGCGTTGACCACGTTTCCGGCAGCGCAGTCCGGCTCGCTCCGCTTCAGCGTCACGCTCCCCGCCGCCGTTGAAGCTACGGCGGGCAAGCCCGCCAGCCAGGGCGCGGTCGATGGCCGTCTGCTGGTGATGATCGCCAGGGACCCGAAGGCCGGAGAGCCGCGGTTCCAGATCAACGACGGCCCAACCGGCCAGTTGATCTTCGGGATGGACGTCAACGGCGTGAAGCCAGGTGCGTCGGTCACGCTCGATGGGTCGGCCCTTGGCTTCCCGCTGCAGAGCATCAACGACGTTCCCGCCGGCACGTATTCGGTTCAGGCGCTCATCCACAAATACGAGACGTTCAAGCGCGCCGATGGGCACACGGTGAAGCTGCCGATGGACCGTGGCGAGGGCCAGCAGTGGGCGCGCGCGCCCGGCAATCTCTACAGCACGCCGCGGTCCATCACGATTGATCCGAAGAAGAGCGGCACGGTCGCGATCACCCTCGACCAGGTGATCGCGCCGCTGCCGGCACCGGCCGACTCGAAGTACGTGAGGCACGAGCGCATCCAGAGCGAGCGCCTGACGAAGTTCTGGGGCCGGCCCATGCACCTGGGCGCGCACGTGCTCTTGCCCGAGGGCTGGGACACGCACCCCGACGCGAAGTACCCGCTGTTCATCTACCACGGCCACTTCCCCGCCGATCTCGGCAACTGGCGCGATACGCCGGCGGACCCCACGCTCAAGCCGGACTTCGCGGCGCGCTTCAACTGGCCGGGCTACAACCGCACGCAGCAGGAATACGCGTGGCAGTTCTTCAAGGAGTGGACCGGCCCCAACTTTCCGCGTGCCATCGTCATCGAGATCCAGCACGCGAACCCGTTCTACGACGACAGCTACGCGGTGAACTCCGCCAACATCGGCCCCTACGGCGATGCGATTGTCGAAGAACTCCTGCCCTACCTGGAGAAGAAGTATCGCGGTCTGGGCCAGGGCTGGTCGCGCTTCATGTATGGCGGCTCCACCGGCGGCTGGGAAGCGATCGCAGCGCAGGTGAAATAT
This sequence is a window from Vicinamibacterales bacterium. Protein-coding genes within it:
- a CDS encoding acyltransferase family protein; the encoded protein is MAEPAPRLESIDRLRGLIMIVMAIDHASFMIGRFHSGEMWAGLWTRYASPVAFLTRFVTHFCAPGFFFLMGVGISLLVEARSRQGWSAGRISRFVATRGLLLVLVSFFLEIPAWLIGLISSRAQSPIGADAVIPGDGPPMFVFTVLVGLGLSMVLASAFIRARTIVWAALAVTALTASAVLTPGPEGLLIPHGFLTRLLLIPGLTHHIWVQYPVVPWFGITALGVVFGRWIAHDRAKAFASLPWIGLAALVAAITLRALGGFGNIRIPRDTSWIEFLNLIKYPPALVFTLLTLGVNVLVLALFDRVRERAGRLGQWLQVFGQAPMAFYLAHLWLYALVGAAGFRDGTGYPTVYVIWAASLWPLYAVTRRYRDFKQTKSVDSHWRMF
- a CDS encoding amidohydrolase family protein translates to MTQRLLSAAALASLTIAVVTAQPGPELSAAVRAYVKVDAPVIALTHVRVIDGTGAAPREDQTLIIRDGNIAAIGDAARVPVPDGATTIDLTGKSVMPGLVMVHEHLYYPNGPGVYGQLGESFSRLYLSGGVTTMRTGGNVNGFMDLNMARLVETGQKPGPAIDATAPYLNGPNTFIQMRTLKGPEDARKQVQYWTGEGATSLKTYMQITRGELAAAINEAHRRGIKVTGHLCSVTYGEAANLGIDNLEHGFFAATDFVTDKKPDLCPGQAAGQKAIAALDENGAPFKALVKTLIDKKVALTSTLTVFETFTPGRPKPPGLEVLTPQLRDQFEQAYARTAQSQDSIYSTLFAKGMALERAFARAGGMLLAGTDPTGGGGVIPGFSNQRQVELLVDAGFTPLEAISISTLNGAKYLGRDARVGSLAPGKQADLVVIGGNPAATIADIRKVETVFKQGIGYDPAKLIASVTGRAGLW
- a CDS encoding prenyltransferase/squalene oxidase repeat-containing protein encodes the protein MSFQAPTGPPSPVITKGVAYLRSELPKSRNADAVRAMLEASARGYDVGASLDDTLLFLKQPSQWDTAPGAGDKALAHVQFASALAAAELRGKAASTDLMEAAKVLIADQNADGSWTLDQPGTVASAAAYGTILATWLARSALISSGKQPDDFPIVQADRWIRGLAAESVLEASAILLALELSGDVMAENLRRTALGIVRTGQAAGGGWGATADAAPQVFDTALAVLALSALNVEPRIARSTYRPEELLEAIAKGKAYIESQQRPDGSWTETTRPAGPENSAQRISTTGWALLAVLAR
- a CDS encoding multicopper oxidase domain-containing protein yields the protein MRRRDALHLLGMAPFANLARSLERQAAPAKPPDVEIVLTAAPAEVSLLPGAPTRVLQFRAKLVRGPADTVTAVPDSYLGPVLRLKKGQRVRIHFENRTGESSIVHWHGLDVPERADGHPRLAVEHGRDYTHDFEVTNRAGTYWYHPHPHMRTAAQVYQGLAGLVLVSDPEEDALQLPSGAGELLCVLQDRRFDAKNQFVYLDAGQMGGMGRGRGMMGMGGGMGQMMATMNGWLGDRMLVSGRVQPAIDVDRRTYRVRLLNGSNSRFYKLAWSDESPITAIGNDGGLFERPRTMRTLTLAPGQRADVLLDLSSHAAGATVQLRSVGFPAGHAGSVGMMGDTSPVPQGAPLTLMTLRVSNRQGPRVAAPARLSSLDWRAQPAAPVRRVPLTFMQMTWLLDGRTFDMAEVSAAETVKAGSTQIWEIENQTNPMGMAMAHPIHVHGTQFRVLSRTGGSANALRDGIHDDGWTDTVLVLPGETVRAQLTFSRHPGLYLYHCHILEHEDMGMMRNLRIT
- a CDS encoding alpha/beta hydrolase-fold protein, which translates into the protein MGRHFPALLFAVAIAWVGALTTFPAAQSGSLRFSVTLPAAVEATAGKPASQGAVDGRLLVMIARDPKAGEPRFQINDGPTGQLIFGMDVNGVKPGASVTLDGSALGFPLQSINDVPAGTYSVQALIHKYETFKRADGHTVKLPMDRGEGQQWARAPGNLYSTPRSITIDPKKSGTVAITLDQVIAPLPAPADSKYVRHERIQSERLTKFWGRPMHLGAHVLLPEGWDTHPDAKYPLFIYHGHFPADLGNWRDTPADPTLKPDFAARFNWPGYNRTQQEYAWQFFKEWTGPNFPRAIVIEIQHANPFYDDSYAVNSANIGPYGDAIVEELLPYLEKKYRGLGQGWSRFMYGGSTGGWEAIAAQVKYPDVFNGAYIACPDPIDFRAYTVVDIYKDKNAYWLDDPAAKEGTWKQTPRPAHRNYLGHVDSMVWEQNRLEEVLGTKTRSGGQWDIWEAVFSPVGPDGYPARIFDKRTGVIDKKVAEYWRENFDLVHILKRDWNKGLGKKLEGKLNIYVGDMDNYYLNNAVYLAEQFLETTTDPYYDGEVKYGDRAEHCWNGDPTRPNALSRLRYHQMYIPKGVERMLKTAPAGADLKSWRY